A genomic window from Caldicellulosiruptor kronotskyensis 2002 includes:
- a CDS encoding cell division protein FtsQ/DivIB — protein sequence MGRLSVKISVLLMLGVVFSLFIFNLDYFDVKNFSIHNLQRVKKNDIIKIIQQYQNQNILSVNTKELKQKFLENPEIEDVVIKRKLPDTLLIYVNEKRTVGLIKYLNSYIEIDKKGYVIRIEGDLPQNSIVFEGLKVTQAAVGKKIVVTDEVLLQRAIDVAESLLRFNALKVFKIEKIILLLKNVSDLQLKMGKLTIKLGDGSDIDYKLRLLKSVYDKLPKNVEGIITLNSNGIATFSPDTGEDN from the coding sequence ATGGGTAGATTGAGTGTAAAGATTAGTGTATTATTAATGTTAGGAGTTGTATTTTCTCTTTTTATTTTTAATTTGGACTACTTTGATGTGAAAAATTTCAGTATACATAATTTGCAAAGAGTTAAAAAAAATGATATTATAAAAATAATACAGCAATATCAAAACCAGAACATATTGAGTGTGAACACAAAAGAGCTTAAACAAAAGTTTTTGGAAAATCCGGAAATAGAAGATGTTGTAATAAAAAGAAAGCTACCCGATACCCTTTTAATATATGTGAACGAAAAAAGGACAGTTGGTCTTATAAAATATTTAAATTCGTATATAGAAATCGACAAAAAAGGGTATGTAATAAGAATAGAAGGAGATTTACCACAAAATTCGATTGTGTTCGAAGGGCTTAAAGTAACTCAAGCAGCAGTTGGCAAGAAAATTGTGGTCACAGATGAAGTACTTTTGCAGAGGGCAATTGATGTAGCTGAGAGTCTTTTACGTTTTAATGCGCTAAAGGTTTTTAAAATAGAAAAGATCATTTTGCTTTTAAAAAATGTCAGCGACCTTCAACTTAAAATGGGCAAGCTAACTATAAAACTTGGAGACGGGTCAGATATAGATTACAAATTAAGACTTTTGAAAAGTGTATATGATAAATTGCCAAAAAATGTTGAAGGGATTATTACACTAAATTCTAATGGTATTGCCACATTCAGTCCAGATACTGGGGAGGACAATTGA
- the ftsZ gene encoding cell division protein FtsZ: MISFDTEKMTVAQLKVIGVGGAGNNAVNRMIDVGVSGVEFIAVNTDKQALQRSKAHYKIQIGEKITKGLGAGADPEIGRKAAEESKEDIAQVLKGADMVFITAGMGGGTGTGASPVVAEIAKELGILTVAVVTRPFKSEGAKRRINAEKGIEELKKIVDTIIIVPNDRLFMLSTNKSLKISDAFRMADDVLRQGVQGISDIILNAGLINVDFADVKAIMMNKGYAHMGIGKAKGDEKVLKALEQAINSPLLETSIKGAKGVLVNYTGNPEELMLDEIERANELISSEADENVNFIMGIVFNEEMKDEVQVTVIATGFDTTNEESSSAQVNKASMQKMGNLQNLFQDDDIFEIPIFLKNKK, from the coding sequence ATGATTAGTTTTGACACAGAAAAAATGACTGTTGCACAATTGAAAGTTATTGGTGTTGGTGGCGCAGGAAACAATGCGGTAAATAGAATGATTGACGTTGGTGTGTCAGGAGTAGAGTTCATAGCAGTTAACACCGACAAGCAAGCTCTTCAGCGTTCAAAGGCACATTATAAGATTCAGATAGGTGAGAAGATTACAAAAGGACTTGGAGCGGGGGCAGACCCGGAGATTGGAAGAAAAGCTGCAGAGGAGAGTAAAGAGGATATAGCGCAGGTGTTAAAAGGAGCAGACATGGTATTTATTACAGCAGGAATGGGTGGTGGGACCGGTACGGGTGCTTCACCTGTTGTTGCTGAGATTGCAAAAGAGCTGGGGATATTAACTGTTGCTGTTGTTACAAGACCGTTTAAAAGTGAGGGTGCGAAACGAAGAATTAACGCAGAAAAAGGAATAGAAGAGCTGAAAAAGATTGTTGACACAATAATTATTGTGCCAAACGATAGACTCTTTATGCTTTCGACTAATAAGAGCCTTAAAATTTCAGATGCATTCAGAATGGCTGATGATGTGCTAAGACAGGGTGTTCAGGGAATTTCTGATATTATATTGAATGCTGGGTTAATAAATGTGGACTTTGCAGATGTGAAAGCTATCATGATGAATAAGGGATATGCTCACATGGGAATAGGCAAGGCAAAAGGCGATGAAAAAGTACTCAAAGCTTTAGAGCAAGCAATCAACAGCCCGCTTCTTGAGACTTCAATAAAAGGTGCGAAAGGTGTTCTTGTAAACTACACGGGAAATCCAGAAGAACTTATGCTTGACGAAATTGAAAGAGCAAACGAGCTTATTTCTTCCGAAGCTGATGAGAATGTCAACTTTATAATGGGTATTGTTTTCAATGAAGAAATGAAAGACGAGGTTCAAGTTACTGTCATTGCAACAGGGTTTGACACAACCAATGAAGAGTCGTCATCTGCCCAGGTAAATAAAGCCTCGATGCAAAAAATGGGCAATCTCCAAAATCTGTTCCAAGATGATGATATATTTGAAATCCCTATATTTTTGAAAAATAAGAAGTAA
- the sigE gene encoding RNA polymerase sporulation sigma factor SigE — MKLDSNILQYVLKIFKKLGFKLSKNQVMEIFYIGGCDTLPPPLTPDEEAQILYKIHYQGKEELKKILVERNLRLVVYIARRFENTKINLEDLVSIGTIGLIKAINTYNPNKNIKLATYASKCIENEILMFLRRNSNKKLELSIDEPLNVDWDGNELLLSDVLGTDTEEIYNRIESSVEREALLRAIQKLPSREKRIVELRFGFGDGGEKTQKEVADMLGISQSYISRLEKKIITRLKKELAKII; from the coding sequence ATGAAACTTGATTCTAATATTTTGCAATATGTATTAAAAATATTTAAAAAACTTGGTTTTAAACTTTCAAAAAATCAGGTAATGGAGATTTTCTATATTGGTGGATGTGATACTCTTCCGCCGCCGCTTACACCTGACGAAGAAGCCCAGATTTTATACAAGATTCATTACCAAGGGAAAGAAGAATTAAAAAAGATTTTAGTAGAAAGGAATTTGAGGTTGGTTGTCTACATTGCTAGAAGGTTTGAAAATACAAAGATTAATCTTGAAGACCTTGTTTCAATAGGCACAATAGGTTTGATTAAAGCAATAAATACATATAATCCAAACAAGAATATAAAACTTGCTACTTATGCTTCAAAATGTATTGAAAATGAAATTTTGATGTTTTTAAGACGAAATTCAAACAAAAAGCTTGAGTTGTCGATAGACGAGCCACTAAATGTAGATTGGGATGGCAATGAGCTTTTACTTTCTGATGTTCTGGGAACTGATACAGAAGAAATTTATAACAGGATTGAGAGTAGTGTGGAGAGAGAAGCACTTTTACGAGCAATTCAAAAACTTCCGTCAAGAGAAAAAAGGATTGTTGAACTGAGGTTTGGATTTGGAGATGGTGGAGAAAAAACACAAAAAGAGGTTGCAGATATGCTGGGGATATCACAAAGTTATATCTCGCGCTTGGAAAAAAAGATTATAACAAGACTAAAAAAAGAACTGGCAAAAATTATATAA
- a CDS encoding DUF881 domain-containing protein, which produces MKVKIKKPTGGQVAIAILLLVLGILMSMQIKSVRQSNELKNLEKARAIELAEQINKLREENVGLRQQIYDYEKKIKEYQDSAASISKTTELLKEELDKVKILAGLTDVEGPGIIITLDDSKMPTQPNVDPNSFLLHDSDILQVINELRAAGAEAIAINDQRLVSTTEIRCAGPTISINNTRYSAPYIIKAIGDPKILKNSLEMRGGIIDLLKEFSIEVKIEEASKVVIPRYTGSLRFNYAKIRSEGS; this is translated from the coding sequence ATGAAGGTAAAGATTAAAAAACCGACGGGTGGACAGGTTGCCATTGCTATTTTGCTACTGGTTTTAGGGATTTTAATGTCAATGCAAATTAAAAGTGTTAGACAGAGCAATGAATTGAAAAATTTAGAAAAAGCAAGAGCCATTGAACTTGCTGAACAGATAAACAAGCTTAGAGAAGAAAATGTAGGTCTTCGCCAGCAGATTTATGATTATGAGAAAAAAATCAAAGAATATCAGGACTCAGCAGCAAGTATTAGCAAAACAACCGAGCTTTTGAAAGAGGAGCTTGACAAAGTCAAGATTTTAGCAGGGCTTACGGATGTAGAAGGACCAGGTATAATTATTACACTTGATGACAGCAAAATGCCTACCCAGCCCAATGTTGATCCGAACAGTTTTCTGCTACATGACTCTGACATTTTACAGGTTATAAACGAACTTCGGGCAGCAGGAGCTGAAGCAATAGCGATAAATGACCAGAGATTGGTTTCAACAACCGAGATAAGATGTGCAGGGCCGACCATTAGTATAAACAACACAAGGTATTCTGCCCCGTACATAATAAAGGCAATCGGTGACCCTAAGATTCTTAAAAATTCTCTTGAGATGCGGGGAGGTATCATAGATCTTTTGAAGGAATTTTCTATAGAGGTTAAGATTGAAGAAGCTTCAAAAGTTGTGATTCCACGTTATACTGGAAGCTTAAGATTCAACTACGCAAAGATAAGAAGTGAAGGAAGCTGA
- a CDS encoding site-2 protease family protein has translation MMIVPSIITMLLRIPGLLFAISVHESAHGFVAYLQGDDLPKRQGRITLNPLPHIDLFGAIALILFGFGWAKPVVTDPTKYKNPKIGMGLTALAGPAANILSAIVFAVVLKYADKYNIIANKYFLIMIQQAYLINVYLAIFNLLPIPPLDGSKILFIFAPNRYVEFYYRYEVVGQIILIACILFAPYLLSYVLQPIAHVIFALIEFILSLFP, from the coding sequence ATGATGATTGTGCCAAGTATTATAACTATGCTTTTGAGAATTCCAGGGCTTCTTTTTGCAATATCTGTACACGAGTCAGCACATGGATTTGTTGCGTACCTGCAAGGAGATGATCTTCCTAAAAGACAGGGGAGAATAACCTTAAATCCATTGCCACACATAGATTTGTTTGGTGCAATAGCATTGATTCTTTTTGGGTTTGGATGGGCAAAACCTGTTGTGACTGACCCCACAAAATACAAAAATCCAAAAATAGGTATGGGACTGACTGCCTTAGCAGGCCCTGCTGCAAATATTCTTTCTGCAATTGTCTTTGCTGTTGTGCTAAAATATGCTGACAAATACAATATTATTGCGAATAAATATTTTTTAATTATGATCCAGCAGGCATACCTGATTAATGTTTATCTTGCTATATTCAATTTACTGCCAATACCTCCTTTAGATGGTTCAAAGATTTTGTTTATCTTCGCACCGAACAGATATGTAGAATTTTATTATAGATATGAAGTAGTAGGGCAGATAATATTGATTGCATGCATATTATTTGCTCCTTACTTGCTTTCGTATGTGTTACAACCAATTGCTCATGTTATTTTCGCCTTAATTGAATTTATTTTGAGCTTATTTCCTTAG
- the sigG gene encoding RNA polymerase sporulation sigma factor SigG, producing MNKVEICGVNTSTLPVLSHEEKLELLKRMKEGDKEARRIFIEGNLRLVLSVVQKFANRGENLDDLFQVGCIGLIKAIDNFDLSQNVKFSTYAVPMIIGEIRRYLRDNNSMRISRSLKDTAYKALKIKEKYINKNQKEPTLEEIAKELSITKEDLVFALDSIQEPISLYEPVFQDSTDTMYVVERLCDHKSCESVWLEEISLKDALSKLTKREKEILYLRYYKGKTQMEVAKIVGISQAQVSRIEKSAIGHIKKYV from the coding sequence TTGAACAAAGTAGAAATTTGTGGTGTGAATACATCAACACTCCCCGTTTTAAGCCATGAAGAAAAGCTTGAACTTTTGAAAAGAATGAAAGAAGGAGACAAAGAAGCACGAAGAATTTTTATTGAAGGAAATTTGAGGCTTGTTTTGAGCGTTGTACAAAAATTTGCAAACAGGGGCGAGAATTTAGACGATTTGTTCCAGGTAGGATGCATTGGTCTTATAAAGGCAATTGACAATTTTGACCTTTCTCAGAATGTAAAGTTTTCGACTTATGCAGTGCCGATGATAATTGGGGAGATAAGAAGATATCTGAGGGATAATAACTCTATGAGAATTTCGAGGTCTTTGAAAGATACAGCCTATAAAGCTTTAAAAATAAAGGAAAAGTATATAAATAAAAACCAGAAGGAACCAACATTAGAAGAGATAGCAAAAGAATTATCAATAACTAAAGAAGATCTTGTTTTTGCGCTTGATTCTATACAAGAACCAATCTCTCTTTATGAGCCAGTGTTTCAAGATAGTACTGATACAATGTATGTTGTGGAAAGACTGTGTGACCACAAATCATGCGAAAGTGTTTGGCTTGAGGAGATTTCACTCAAAGATGCTCTCTCGAAACTTACAAAGCGCGAAAAAGAAATTCTGTATTTGCGTTATTATAAAGGAAAAACCCAAATGGAGGTAGCAAAAATTGTAGGAATTTCTCAAGCACAGGTCTCAAGAATTGAAAAAAGTGCAATAGGACATATTAAAAAGTATGTTTAA
- a CDS encoding small basic family protein produces MIVLVIALLVGILIGLFIPISIPQDYSSYVAVGLLAALDSIFGALKSNLKGDFKIDIFISGFVGNTLIAMLLAYMGDMLGIPLYQAAVVAFGVRIFQNFGEMRRSILIKNKSFSKEEKNQ; encoded by the coding sequence ATGATAGTACTTGTAATTGCTCTTTTGGTTGGAATATTGATAGGACTTTTTATTCCAATAAGTATTCCTCAGGATTATTCATCTTATGTTGCAGTTGGTCTTCTTGCAGCACTTGATTCCATATTTGGTGCTTTAAAGTCAAATCTAAAGGGTGATTTTAAGATTGACATATTTATTTCAGGGTTTGTGGGCAACACTCTCATAGCCATGCTTCTTGCCTACATGGGTGACATGCTTGGCATTCCGCTGTACCAGGCAGCGGTTGTGGCTTTTGGTGTTAGGATTTTTCAAAATTTTGGGGAGATGCGAAGAAGTATTTTGATAAAAAACAAGAGTTTTTCTAAGGAGGAGAAAAACCAATGA
- a CDS encoding sigma-E processing peptidase SpoIIGA — protein sequence MIIYADIYILENLVINYFILLATSYLLKANVNSFKILLVSILGAFYSLFQFYQPLQLLYSPIGKIIVSAFFVYLTFSPKNFYGFIRQFLSFYLVTIMFGGMGFFLYYISENSIEYSVQLKLKNVLLALGISLIVFKLSYELIIKKVYKDSLIRYIRFKINQLEYSCVGYIDTGNNLKEPFSGKPVVIVEKKLLGMEEEAKDISSKDLEKLQKTFGSRIVLIPYNSIGQEHGVLVGVIPDEFYVSENKNTWVRKDVAIALYDKKISNRYSALLGPDLI from the coding sequence ATGATTATTTATGCAGATATATATATATTGGAAAATTTAGTTATAAATTATTTTATTCTACTTGCAACATCATATTTACTTAAAGCCAATGTGAACAGTTTTAAGATTTTACTTGTAAGCATACTTGGAGCTTTTTATTCACTATTTCAATTTTATCAGCCTTTACAGTTATTATATTCTCCAATTGGGAAAATAATTGTTTCGGCTTTCTTTGTATATCTTACCTTTTCGCCGAAAAATTTTTATGGATTTATTAGACAGTTTCTTAGTTTTTACCTTGTTACAATCATGTTTGGGGGAATGGGATTTTTTCTTTATTACATTTCGGAAAATAGTATTGAATACTCTGTTCAGCTAAAACTAAAAAATGTTCTACTTGCACTTGGCATTTCACTAATTGTGTTCAAATTATCATATGAACTTATAATCAAAAAGGTTTACAAAGATTCACTCATTAGGTATATAAGATTCAAGATAAATCAATTAGAGTATAGCTGTGTAGGATATATAGATACAGGCAATAACTTAAAAGAACCTTTTTCAGGCAAACCTGTTGTAATTGTTGAAAAAAAGCTACTTGGAATGGAAGAAGAGGCAAAAGACATATCTTCCAAGGACCTTGAGAAGCTTCAAAAAACTTTTGGTAGCAGAATTGTTTTGATACCTTACAATTCAATTGGGCAGGAACATGGGGTTTTGGTAGGAGTTATACCTGATGAGTTTTATGTTTCAGAAAACAAAAATACATGGGTAAGGAAAGATGTAGCGATTGCCTTGTATGACAAAAAAATTTCAAACAGATACTCGGCACTTCTTGGTCCTGATTTAATTTGA
- a CDS encoding AMP-binding protein → MSLIEMTIPDYFDMIATKFADNPAVIYHHEKIYLTYSQFKKMVDDAAKGFMAIGIQKGEHVAVWATNRLEYLISIFALAKIGAVLVTVNTNYKIYELEYLLRQSDSSTLIFTEGFKDSNYLEIVKKLNPQLQVCKKGELENPNLPYLKRLIFIGQDSHNGIYNWHEVIELGENIPDEDLIQRQKSLEPDEVINMQYTSGTTGFPKGVMLTHKNILNNANAIADCMKLTYKDRLCIPVPFFHCFGLVLGISACMTNGATMVPLDHFNPLKVMETVHFERCTGLHGVPTMFIAILQHPEFNKFDFSSLRTGIMAGAPCPIKVMREVIEKMHMKEITIAYGQTEASPVITQTRVDDPLEFRVSTVGKPLEGVEVKIVDIHTKKEVPNGVIGEICARGYNVMRGYYKMPEATKQAIDEDGWLHTGDLGYIDQNGYLRITGRLKDMIIRGGENIYPREIEEFLYTHPAVKDVQVVGVPDKVYGEEIAAFIILKDGCYASEEEIKEFVKANLSRHKTPRYVVFVSEFPTTANGKVQKYKLREMAIEMFGLHDAANIETA, encoded by the coding sequence ATGTCTCTTATAGAAATGACTATTCCAGACTATTTTGATATGATAGCTACAAAGTTTGCTGACAATCCCGCTGTCATTTACCATCATGAAAAGATTTACCTTACATATTCCCAGTTCAAAAAAATGGTTGATGATGCAGCAAAAGGGTTTATGGCGATTGGGATTCAAAAAGGAGAACATGTGGCTGTATGGGCAACGAACAGGCTTGAATATCTTATTTCTATCTTTGCTTTAGCCAAGATTGGAGCAGTGCTTGTTACTGTAAATACCAACTATAAGATATATGAGCTTGAGTATCTTCTCAGACAATCTGACAGTTCCACTTTAATATTCACAGAAGGATTTAAAGATTCAAATTATCTTGAGATTGTTAAAAAACTTAATCCTCAGCTTCAGGTGTGCAAAAAAGGAGAACTTGAAAATCCTAATCTGCCTTATCTAAAAAGACTAATTTTTATCGGGCAAGACTCTCATAATGGAATATACAACTGGCACGAGGTAATTGAACTTGGAGAGAATATCCCTGATGAGGATCTCATTCAAAGACAAAAAAGCCTTGAGCCAGATGAAGTAATAAATATGCAATACACTTCTGGTACCACTGGATTTCCAAAAGGTGTTATGCTTACACACAAAAATATTCTCAACAATGCAAACGCTATAGCAGATTGTATGAAACTAACATACAAGGATAGACTTTGCATTCCTGTGCCGTTTTTCCACTGTTTTGGACTTGTATTGGGTATAAGTGCATGTATGACAAATGGTGCCACCATGGTGCCGCTTGACCATTTCAATCCTCTTAAAGTTATGGAGACAGTCCACTTTGAAAGATGCACAGGCTTACATGGTGTGCCAACAATGTTTATTGCAATATTGCAGCATCCTGAATTTAATAAGTTTGATTTTTCTTCTCTTCGTACTGGTATAATGGCAGGAGCACCTTGCCCTATCAAGGTTATGAGAGAAGTTATCGAAAAAATGCACATGAAAGAGATTACAATAGCATATGGTCAAACTGAGGCATCACCTGTAATAACTCAGACAAGGGTTGACGACCCTCTTGAGTTTAGGGTGTCTACAGTTGGAAAACCACTTGAAGGTGTAGAGGTAAAAATTGTGGATATCCACACTAAAAAAGAAGTTCCAAACGGTGTTATTGGCGAGATATGTGCAAGGGGATACAACGTTATGAGAGGGTATTACAAAATGCCAGAGGCAACAAAACAAGCCATCGACGAGGATGGTTGGCTTCACACAGGTGATTTAGGATACATTGACCAAAATGGATATTTAAGAATTACTGGTAGGCTCAAAGATATGATAATAAGAGGTGGAGAAAACATATATCCACGTGAAATAGAGGAGTTTTTATATACACATCCGGCAGTGAAAGATGTGCAAGTTGTAGGTGTACCAGATAAGGTCTATGGTGAAGAGATAGCTGCATTTATAATCCTCAAAGATGGGTGTTATGCAAGCGAGGAAGAGATAAAAGAGTTTGTAAAAGCAAATCTTTCACGGCACAAAACGCCACGATACGTTGTGTTTGTTAGCGAGTTTCCCACAACTGCAAACGGAAAAGTACAAAAATATAAACTAAGAGAGATGGCTATAGAAATGTTTGGTCTTCACGATGCGGCAAATATCGAAACAGCTTAA
- the trpS gene encoding tryptophan--tRNA ligase: MRRVLSGTRPTGILHLGNYFGAIESWVKLQDEYECFFFVADWHALTTGYEDTSNLREYTKQVVIDLLACGLDPKKCTIFVQSHVPQHAELHLLFSMITPLSWLYRCPTYKDQMRELKERNIATYGFLGYPCLQAADILIYKAEFVPVGEDQLPHLELTREIARRFNFLYGQTFPEPQAILNTVRVLVGTDGRKMSKSYGNTIALSEDLESVRKKVMNMVTDPARIRKNDPGHPDVCTVFAYHQIFSPEIVSETEENCKQGKIGCVECKKRLFENISRFLEPVQARRRELENDLDYVLGVISEGAKKAREIAARTLQEAKDRAGLL, from the coding sequence ATGAGACGAGTTTTGTCTGGTACAAGGCCGACAGGAATTTTACATCTTGGGAACTATTTTGGAGCTATAGAGAGTTGGGTAAAGCTTCAGGATGAATATGAATGTTTCTTTTTTGTTGCGGACTGGCATGCACTTACAACAGGATATGAAGATACTTCGAATTTAAGAGAATATACAAAACAGGTTGTGATAGACCTTTTGGCGTGCGGTCTTGACCCGAAAAAGTGTACAATATTTGTGCAGTCGCATGTTCCACAGCATGCTGAGCTTCATCTTTTGTTTTCAATGATAACTCCTCTTTCTTGGCTTTATAGGTGTCCAACTTACAAAGACCAGATGAGAGAGTTAAAAGAAAGAAACATAGCAACATATGGTTTTTTGGGGTATCCGTGCCTTCAGGCAGCTGATATATTGATATACAAAGCAGAGTTTGTACCGGTTGGTGAGGATCAGCTTCCGCACTTGGAACTGACACGAGAGATTGCAAGGAGGTTTAACTTTTTATATGGTCAGACTTTTCCAGAGCCACAGGCAATTCTTAACACCGTAAGAGTGCTTGTTGGGACAGACGGACGCAAGATGAGTAAAAGCTATGGAAATACAATCGCACTTTCTGAAGACTTAGAAAGTGTCAGGAAAAAGGTAATGAACATGGTAACAGACCCTGCAAGGATTCGCAAGAACGACCCTGGGCATCCTGATGTATGTACAGTTTTTGCATACCATCAGATATTCAGTCCAGAGATTGTTTCAGAGACAGAAGAGAACTGCAAACAGGGTAAAATAGGTTGTGTTGAATGCAAAAAAAGGTTGTTTGAAAATATTTCAAGGTTTTTAGAGCCGGTTCAAGCAAGGAGAAGAGAGCTTGAAAATGACCTTGACTATGTTTTGGGAGTTATCAGTGAAGGTGCAAAAAAAGCAAGAGAAATAGCAGCAAGAACATTACAAGAAGCAAAGGACAGGGCAGGTCTGTTATGA
- the lysA gene encoding diaminopimelate decarboxylase, whose translation MQLRYNLEISPKGNLSWEGIDLLDLIEMYGTPLYVMNETMIRENINIFKSSLNKYFGENGLIIYASKAFCTKAMCQIAKEEGIGLDVVSGGELYTALSVNFDPDKIFFHGNNKTYDELEMAVEKGVKIVLDNFDELEMLSLICRTKNKKADVLIRIKPGIEAHTHEFIRTGQIDSKFGVALENGEAFSIVQKVLQKEELNLVGLHCHIGSQIFETAPFKLAARVMLEFMLKIKNELGYEIKILDLGGGFGIKYTAHDEPPRVEKFIEVITEEVEEFCSLKGLKKPFIVLEPGRSIVGEAGITLYTIGNVKEIPNVRNYVSVDGGMTDNPRYALYQARYDAYVVENPLGQRTKVYTIAGRCCESGDILIKDIKLPELKTGQHLAILATGAYNYSMSSNYNRFPRPAVVLLKNGQARVIVKRETYEDLVRNDVEI comes from the coding sequence ATGCAACTAAGATATAATCTTGAAATTTCACCAAAAGGTAATCTTTCATGGGAAGGAATTGACCTTCTTGACTTGATAGAGATGTATGGAACTCCTCTTTATGTTATGAATGAGACAATGATAAGAGAAAATATCAATATATTTAAGTCTTCCCTGAATAAATATTTTGGAGAAAATGGTCTTATAATTTATGCATCAAAAGCTTTTTGCACAAAGGCTATGTGCCAAATAGCAAAAGAGGAAGGAATTGGTCTTGATGTTGTATCAGGGGGGGAACTTTACACAGCACTTTCTGTAAATTTTGACCCAGATAAGATATTCTTCCATGGAAATAATAAAACATATGATGAGCTTGAAATGGCAGTTGAAAAGGGTGTAAAGATTGTACTTGATAATTTTGATGAGCTCGAGATGCTAAGTCTGATATGTAGAACAAAAAACAAAAAAGCAGATGTTTTGATTCGAATAAAACCAGGAATAGAAGCTCATACACATGAGTTTATTAGGACAGGGCAGATAGACTCAAAGTTTGGGGTTGCGCTTGAAAATGGCGAAGCATTCTCTATTGTTCAAAAAGTTTTGCAAAAAGAGGAGCTAAACTTGGTAGGTCTTCATTGCCATATTGGCTCACAGATTTTCGAAACAGCTCCGTTTAAGCTTGCTGCAAGGGTCATGCTTGAGTTTATGCTCAAGATTAAAAATGAACTTGGCTATGAGATAAAAATATTAGATTTAGGGGGCGGATTTGGAATAAAATACACCGCTCATGATGAACCACCAAGAGTTGAAAAGTTTATAGAAGTAATTACTGAAGAGGTAGAAGAATTTTGTAGCTTGAAGGGGCTAAAAAAACCGTTTATTGTTTTAGAACCTGGAAGGTCAATTGTGGGTGAAGCTGGAATTACGCTTTATACAATTGGAAATGTCAAAGAAATACCAAATGTTAGAAACTATGTATCTGTTGATGGTGGAATGACAGACAATCCACGATATGCGCTGTATCAGGCAAGATATGATGCATATGTTGTTGAAAATCCTCTGGGGCAGCGGACAAAAGTTTATACAATAGCGGGAAGATGCTGTGAGTCTGGTGATATACTCATCAAAGACATAAAGCTTCCAGAGCTTAAGACTGGTCAACATCTTGCCATTTTGGCAACAGGAGCATATAATTATTCTATGTCGAGCAATTATAATAGGTTCCCAAGACCTGCAGTTGTACTTTTGAAAAATGGTCAAGCAAGGGTTATTGTAAAACGTGAAACATATGAAGACCTTGTGAGAAATGATGTTGAGATTTAA